One Pectobacterium cacticida genomic window, CCCAGCGCGCCGATCTTCTGTTGTTTCAACGCGTCGATTGCCGCCTGTGAGTCGATCAGTCCGCCACGGCTGGTATTCACGATCATGACGCCATTTTTCATTTGCGCAAAGGCTGCCTGATTCAGCAAGTGATGGTTTTCCGGCGTTAGTGGGCAATGCAGGGATATAACGTCGGCATTGGCGTACAGCGTGGTTAAATCCACATACTCTGCCCCTAATTCCAAGGCCTGTGGGTTGGGATAAGGGTCGAAAGCCAATAAACGCATACCAAAGCCCTTTAGGATGCGCATTGTGGCAACGCCGATTTTACCCGTACCGATAATACCCGCCGTCCGTCCGTGCATATTGAAACCAATCAGCCCTTCCAATGAAAAATTTGCGTCACGCGTGCGTTGATAGGCGCGATGAATGCGACGATTCAATGTCAGCATTAGGCCGACGGTGTGCTCGGCGACGGCTTCGGGAGAATAGGCGGGAACGCGTACTACGCTGATACCTAACTCCTTGGCGGCGACTAAATCGACGTTGTTGAAGCCCGCGCAACGCAGTGCCAGCATGGTAATGCCCATCTCCGCCAGTTCCGTTAATACTTCGCGGCTACCGTCATCGTTCACAAAGATACAAACAGCCTGACAGCCCTCGGCTGTTTTGGCCGTGCGCGATGTCAGCATGAAATCAAAAAACTCCAGATTAAAGCCAAACTGCTGATTGACCTGTTCCAGGTATTTACGGTCATATTGCTTCGTGCTGTAAATTGCCACTTTCATTGATAGTTTCTCCGAAAAATCCTCAGATTAAGCTATCAGAAAATAGGGCGGCGACAAACCGTTACCTGACTGACAATAACGGTTTGGTATTGAGTAGGAAGCGGTTCAGGATTAGCGCGAGGTACTGAAAACCGACACCGCGTCAGACATTGTCGCGATCTGCTGTTCCAGACTATTCACGGCAGAACTGGAGTGTGCCGCTAAAATGGTATTCTGACGCGTTAGTTCATCAATATTATTCACCGCTGAGTTTATCTGGCTCACTCCTTGTGATTGCTCTTGCGTCGCCAGGCTGATTTGGTTCACCAACTGCGTAACCTGTTGCACCTGGGTCAATATATTGTTCATTGACTGACTGGTATGATTGGCTAGCTTATCGCTGGCGTGAATATTTGCGATCGTGGTGTCGATAATTTCTGCAATATCTTTGGCGGCAGCGGCGCTACGCTGCGCCAGAGAGCGAACTTCTGCCGCCACGACGGAGAAACTTTTCCCCTGTTCGCCGGCATGAGCCGCTTCTACTGCCGCATTGAGCGCCAGAATGTTGGTCTGGAAGGCCAAATTATCCAACACGCTAATGATATCGGTAATTTCTTTACTGGAGCGTGTCATCACCGCCATGGTATCGGTGACCTGATTAACCGCTTTCTCCCCGGCATCAACGGCCTGATTAGCATCATTTGCGCAGCGCGTTGCCAGTTGTGATGCCGAAGCATTGCTTTGAATCGTGGCCATAAGCTCTTCCATCGAGGATGCCGTAGATTGCAAACTTTGCGCGGTGTCTTCACAGCGCTGACTTAATGTGTGGTTCCC contains:
- a CDS encoding 2-hydroxyacid dehydrogenase, which produces MKVAIYSTKQYDRKYLEQVNQQFGFNLEFFDFMLTSRTAKTAEGCQAVCIFVNDDGSREVLTELAEMGITMLALRCAGFNNVDLVAAKELGISVVRVPAYSPEAVAEHTVGLMLTLNRRIHRAYQRTRDANFSLEGLIGFNMHGRTAGIIGTGKIGVATMRILKGFGMRLLAFDPYPNPQALELGAEYVDLTTLYANADVISLHCPLTPENHHLLNQAAFAQMKNGVMIVNTSRGGLIDSQAAIDALKQQKIGALGMDVYENERDLFFADKSNDVIQDDVFRRLSACHNVLFTGHQAFLTEEALISISQTTLQNLKELSQNMPCANQVTV